GCGTTTGGCTGGGGGCGGCGGAGGCTCCTACGAAGCTTGTGAACGCAGGGTTCTCGCCGTTTGCTATCTCTCTGTGTATGGTCGCCGGGGTGTTCACGGCGCGGTGGACCTTCCCCACGCTGTTGAAGGGGACGGGCTATGTCTTCGCGGATCTGTCGGAGAGGAAGCATTTGATTGTATGGGCGCTGCTAGCTGGCGCGCTGTGGGCGGTGGCAAATACTCTGACCGTATTCGCGATTCGGGATGTTGGGTTGGCGGTTGCGTTTCCGATGTGGAATGCGAATTCGCTAATTGGGTTGTTCTGGGGACGGGCTCTGTTTCGTGAGTTGGAGGGAGCGAGCGGAAAGAATACTGCAAAGGTGGTGTTTGGTGCGATTGCGATCGTGATTGCAGCAGTGATGCTGGGCTTCAGCACGATCCACGGAGGGGCGATTGGGAGTCATGCTCTTCGCGGAGTTGTTGCGGCGTTGGGCGCGAGTTTGATGTGGGGGACGATGTATGTTCCGTATCGCAAGGCTTATCTGAGTGGGATGAATCCTCTGTCGTTTGTGACGGTGTTTACGTTGGGGGAGCTGGGAACGGTGCTGGCGTTGACGCTGGCTCTGGACGGCGGGGCGCACTCGTCTGCGTTCCAACTGCTCCATATGCCGGGAGTTTTGTTCTGGCTTTTTCTTGGAGGGTTCGTCTGGGTGGTGGGTGATCTGTTCCAGCAGTTCGCGGCGAAGTATCTGGGGATTGGGCGCGGGATTCCACTCTCAAATACGAATCAACTTTGGGGACTGGCGTGGGGTGCGCTGGTGTTCGGCGAGCTGGCGAAGGCTGATCGGCAGCACAGGTGGATGGTCATTGGAGGGTCGGTCATCATGATCCTTGGTGCACTCGCAATCAGTACGGCGGTTGCTTCAGCGAAGGAGCAAAGCTCGACGAATGAGGCGGTGTTGCGAGAGTGTAATCGGTACGGCCTGGACTATCAGCGAACGATGATGGCGCAGGCAGGAGATGAGTTTGACGGGAGAGACGGACGGCGTCGGTGGTGGGATTACCTTATCGTTCTGACGGCCACTGCAGTTTTTATCACGCTGGGAGTTCGCGCGGTGGTGCCACCGCTGGCGATGAACCTGAGTTGGGTGGTGATTCTGAGCGTGCTGCTGTTGGTTAGTCTCCTCGTTGGAGGATGGAGTCTCTGGCGGCGGACGCGATTCAGTTAGGACTTTGAACGCGGGATTGACTTCTTCTGCATTCGATCTTTATGGGATGGACTCAGACGCGACTCGAGATACGCCGCGAGAGCAATTTTGTATTCCTTAACCAGCTCCTGGCGCTCTTTGGAGCTGGCTTCTGCGTAGAGCTTATTCATGCCTTTGATGATGCCCAGGGAGACGTTGGCCAATCGAAACGCTACTTCTTGCGTGAGGGTAGGTTTCTTGCTTCGGAATACCTTAGCAATTCGCTCTCGTAATCGGTTTCTTGCCTCTGGGCTGCGCTTGTATTTTACGGGGGCGTCAAGAATTGCGAAGTAGGCGGGGTGCTCGTCTACGAAACATATCGTCAGCTCGACGAAGCGGTGGGCTATTTGTTCGGCTGACATCTCCGCCACGGCCTCCTCGTTGAGGTGCGTCCAGCGCTCCTCCATCTCTGCGACGTATTGGCCTCGAAGTGCGAGGACGATGGCCGGTTTATTGGGAAAGTACTGATATACGGTTCCGATGGATGCCTTGGCTCGGTCGGCGATCTCTGTCATGGTGGCGGCGTCGTAGCCGACTTCAGCCAGCAGAGACGCAGCTGCATCAAGTAACTGAGCGACGCGCCGTTCGCCCCTCTCCTGCTGGGGAGCCCGCCTTGGGCTTGACATTGTTGAGGACATGCTCATATTCTAGCTCTGGAAACAAATTGAGGAAACCCTCATGTTTTGTTTCGATCCGTTGCTAATCTCTTTGATCTAGCTTTTCAAGCTGGTTGATCGTAGCCGTAGTCTGAGGAAATAGAAGGAGAACACCCATGGCAGTCACCTCGCTTGACCCCATCACCGCTCTTGTTGTCATTGATTTGCAAAAAGGCATCGTTGCGATGCCTACCGCTCATCCGACGGGAGAGATTGTGAAGCGAGCCAGCGTCTTAGCTGACTTGTTTCGCCGGCGGAAGTTGCCGGTGGTGCTGGTGAACGTATCTGCAGGAGCACCTGGCCGGACAGAGCAGGCTCCGAGGGTACGCGAGTTTCCTGCAGGATGGACTGATCTGGTTCCTGAGTTGAATCAGCAGCCTGAGGATCATCTAGTGACGAAGCGGACCTGGGGAGCGTTTACGGGCACTGGCCTTGAGGAGTACCTGAAGAAGAAGGGCGTTACGCAGGTTGTCATCGTTGGCGTTGCCACGACTGCCGGTGTTGAATCTACCGGACGCCAGGCGCACGAGTTCGGGTTCAATGTCACCTTCGCCGTCGACGCTATGACAGATATGAACCTCGATGCTCATACGAACAGCATTCTGCGGATCTTTCCACGTCTGGGAGAGACGGGCACGACCCAGGAGATTCTTGGTCTGCTCGACAGCAACCAGGTCTAATGAAAGAGGAGGGTTTGACGGATGGAATGGAATCACTCTGTAGCTTATCTGTTTGGTGGCGTTTTTCTCACAAATGCTATTCCGCATTTTGTGAGTGGCGTAATGGGGCGTCCGTTTCAAAGCCCATTTGCTAAACCGCCCGGACAGGGGCTTTCTTCTTCAACAGTGAATGTGCTTTGGGGATTTTTTAACCTGGTGATTGGTTATGTCCTGATATGCCGAGTTGGCAGCTTTAATTTGCGCTCTACGGGTAATGTTGTTTTTCTAGGGCTGGGCATACTCCTGATGAGTGTAATGACGGCGCGCAGCTTTGGGCGGTTTCACGGCGGAAATTCCCCTGGTAACTCATGAGCGTCTCAGCAAAAGACACCTTCCGCTCGCTGAACAGTTTTAACTATCGAGTGTGGGCTGGTGGAGCGCTCGTCTCGAATATCGGAACGTGGATGCAGCGCACTGCACAAGACTGGATTGTTCTTACCGAGTTGACTCACCATGATGCGACCGCTGTTGGTGTCGTCATGGCGCTGCAGTTTGGCCCACAGGTTTTGTTACTGCCGCTGACGGGTTTTGCTGCTGATCATCTTGACCGGCGAAAGCTGCTGATTGCTACTCAGGCGGCCATGGGATTCCTAGCCTTAGGACTAGGTGTTCTCACCATTGCAGGACTCATTCGTCTGTGGCATGTGTATGTGTTCGCGTTTCTTCTGGGTTGCGTTACCGCGTTCGATTCGCCGACACGCCAGAGTTTCGTCTCCGAGTTGGTGGGGGAGGCAGATCTGTCGAACGCAGTGGGGCTGAACTCGACCTCATTCAATGCTGCGCGGATGATCGGTCCCGCAATCGCTGGCGTTCTCATCGCGGCGGTGGGATCTGGTTGGGTGTTTCTGATTAATGCGGCATCGTTTGCTGCCGTACTTTGTTCGCTGAGTCTACTTCGCGTCGGAGAACTACACCGGGAGCATAGAGCCGTTCGAACACGGGGAAGTCTCGTCGAAGGGTTTCGTTATGTCTGGAAGAGACCGGATCTGAAAGCTATATTTCTCATGCTTTTTTTGATTGGCACGTTCGGGATCAACTTTCCAATCTTCATCTCAACTATGTCCGTGACCGTCTTTCATGCGGAAGCGAGCCAGTACGGGTTTTTGACTTCGACTATGGCGATTGGATCAGTCGCTGGTGCACTTCTCGCTGCGAGACGAGAAAGACCGAATGTGACTCCCTTGCTGGTTGGAGCGGGGATGTTCGGGGTTGGATTGGCGCTAGCAGCGATCATGCCTAACTATTGGCTCTTTGGGCTAGCTCTTATTGTTATCGGCGTGTCTGCGCAGACTTTCACCACCTCGACGAACAGCTTGGTGCAGCTTTCGACGGAGCCTGCCATGCGTGGTCGGGTGCTGGCGATCCTCTTGGCGGTGGTCTTTGGTGGTACTCCTATCGGAGCGCCGATTGTCGGGTGGGTCGCT
The nucleotide sequence above comes from Tunturibacter empetritectus. Encoded proteins:
- a CDS encoding isochorismatase family protein gives rise to the protein MAVTSLDPITALVVIDLQKGIVAMPTAHPTGEIVKRASVLADLFRRRKLPVVLVNVSAGAPGRTEQAPRVREFPAGWTDLVPELNQQPEDHLVTKRTWGAFTGTGLEEYLKKKGVTQVVIVGVATTAGVESTGRQAHEFGFNVTFAVDAMTDMNLDAHTNSILRIFPRLGETGTTQEILGLLDSNQV
- a CDS encoding GRP family sugar transporter, which codes for MALELERVRRKGLSLHGLGVVCGLTAGVWLGAAEAPTKLVNAGFSPFAISLCMVAGVFTARWTFPTLLKGTGYVFADLSERKHLIVWALLAGALWAVANTLTVFAIRDVGLAVAFPMWNANSLIGLFWGRALFRELEGASGKNTAKVVFGAIAIVIAAVMLGFSTIHGGAIGSHALRGVVAALGASLMWGTMYVPYRKAYLSGMNPLSFVTVFTLGELGTVLALTLALDGGAHSSAFQLLHMPGVLFWLFLGGFVWVVGDLFQQFAAKYLGIGRGIPLSNTNQLWGLAWGALVFGELAKADRQHRWMVIGGSVIMILGALAISTAVASAKEQSSTNEAVLRECNRYGLDYQRTMMAQAGDEFDGRDGRRRWWDYLIVLTATAVFITLGVRAVVPPLAMNLSWVVILSVLLLVSLLVGGWSLWRRTRFS
- a CDS encoding MFS transporter, translated to MSVSAKDTFRSLNSFNYRVWAGGALVSNIGTWMQRTAQDWIVLTELTHHDATAVGVVMALQFGPQVLLLPLTGFAADHLDRRKLLIATQAAMGFLALGLGVLTIAGLIRLWHVYVFAFLLGCVTAFDSPTRQSFVSELVGEADLSNAVGLNSTSFNAARMIGPAIAGVLIAAVGSGWVFLINAASFAAVLCSLSLLRVGELHREHRAVRTRGSLVEGFRYVWKRPDLKAIFLMLFLIGTFGINFPIFISTMSVTVFHAEASQYGFLTSTMAIGSVAGALLAARRERPNVTPLLVGAGMFGVGLALAAIMPNYWLFGLALIVIGVSAQTFTTSTNSLVQLSTEPAMRGRVLAILLAVVFGGTPIGAPIVGWVADRFGPRWALCIGAASGFAAAIVGIYYLAKYRHLRVSFGAGRLRFTMDEGSLVAR
- a CDS encoding TetR/AcrR family transcriptional regulator, whose translation is MSSTMSSPRRAPQQERGERRVAQLLDAAASLLAEVGYDAATMTEIADRAKASIGTVYQYFPNKPAIVLALRGQYVAEMEERWTHLNEEAVAEMSAEQIAHRFVELTICFVDEHPAYFAILDAPVKYKRSPEARNRLRERIAKVFRSKKPTLTQEVAFRLANVSLGIIKGMNKLYAEASSKERQELVKEYKIALAAYLESRLSPSHKDRMQKKSIPRSKS